One Phoenix dactylifera cultivar Barhee BC4 chromosome 14, palm_55x_up_171113_PBpolish2nd_filt_p, whole genome shotgun sequence DNA window includes the following coding sequences:
- the LOC103714623 gene encoding B-box zinc finger protein 24-like, translated as MKIQCDACEKAPATVICCADEAALCASCDIEIHAANKLASKHQRLLLQCLSNKLPRCDICQEKAAFIFCVEDRALFCRECDEPIHVAGTLSGDHQRYLATGIRVAPSSVCKKDTKKGQSEASNNSPIHLAPKVPATQAASSAFAPSAAWAVDEFLQLSDYESGDKGVPPIGFGELEWFADIGVFNDQMPKGTLTAAEVPELPTSQASNAAFYRSNKDSNISHKKPRIELSDDEEYFTVPDLG; from the exons ATGAAGATCCAATGTGATGCCTGTGAGAAGGCGCCGGCGACCGTAATATGCTGCGCCGACGAGGCAGCACTCTGTGCAAGCTGCGACATAGAGATCCATGCGGCGAACAAGCTTGCGAGCAAGCACCAGAGGCTCCTCCTCCAGTGCCTCTCCAACAAGCTCCCTCGCTGCGACATCTGCCAA GAGAAGGCAGCTTTTATTTTCTGCGTAGAGGATAGAGCCCTATTCTGCCGGGAGTGCGATGAGCCTATCCATGTTGCTGGTACCCTCTCCGGCGATCATCAGCGCTATCTAGCTACCGGCATCCGTGTTGCCCCGAGTTCAGTGTGCAAGAAGGACACCAAGAAGGGTCAGTCTGAGGCATCAAACAACAGCCCAATACACCTTGCTCCAAAGGTTCCAGCAACACAAGCTGCCTCATCAGCATTCGCACCCTCAGCAGCATGGGCTGTCGATGAGTTCCTCCAGCTGTCGGACTATGAATCCGGTGACAAG GGCGTGCCTCCTATCGGGTTCGGAGAGTTGGAATGGTTTGCCGACATCGGTGTTTTCAATGACCAGATGCCCAAGGGAACCTTGACAGCAGCCGAAGTCCCTGAGCTTCCAACCTCGCAGGCAAGCAATGCAGCGTTCTACAGATCGAACAAAGATAGTAACATTTCCCACAAGAAGCCAAGAATTGAACTCTCTGATGATGAGGAGTATTTCACTGTCCCTGATCTTGGATAA
- the LOC103714617 gene encoding tRNA (guanine(37)-N1)-methyltransferase 2 has protein sequence MADAVLLDESKFESTLQLWALRIPRELCKSVSHVLRGYLLDKARVKPITEDPTSEKNRFVILSERIQNPDLSEIQDRVLDALKELCNIEVVPYSLTLGYSYWGADHILKQILPHGVEVPSSFETIGHIAHLNITGDLLPYKDVIAKVIFDKNQPRIKTVVNKVGTITNEFRVPNFEVLAGNDDMVTDVKQYGATFRLDYSLVYWNSRLEHEHIRLVSQFQTGETICDMFAGVGPFSIPAAQKGCVVYANDLNPDSVHYLKINAKINKVEDRVYAYNLDARAFMHQMISVPDSEIKPESQDTVLIDCQTNNLIANREGSSEHGKQTVDNKEMLDTGRNVQDRLDDSSTIANAAAKRRSEISDDASVIKGNASKRIRSFKLSIPKTYEHVDHIIMNLPASALQFLDVFKGLLPRKYWKGPLPWIHCYCFIRSNETTESILAEAEKALNARIAEPLFHRVRDVAPNKAMYCLSFRLPAESCFQDVEDAAKPVRTVDHSLA, from the exons ATGGCGGACGCCGTGCTGCTGGACGAGAGCAAGTTCGAGTCTACGCTTCAGCTCTGGGCTCTTCGGATTCCCCGAGAGCTCTGCAAGTCCGTCAGCCACGTTCTTCGCGG ATATCTGTTAGACAAAGCTCGTGTCAAGCCCATTACTGAAGATCCAACTTCTGAGAAAAATCGCTTTGTTATTTTATCAGAAAGGATTCAAAACCCTG ATTTATCTGAGATACAAGATCGAGTACTAGATGCACTGAAGGAATTATGCAACATTGAAGTAGTGCCCTATTCACTGACACTTGGATATTCCTATTGGGGTGCAG ACCATAttctgaagcaaatattgcCCCATGGAGTGGAGGTGCCTTCTTCTTTTGAAACAATAG GTCATATTGCTCATTTGAATATTACTGGTGACCTGCTTCCCTACAAAGACGTTATAGCGAAGGTTATCTTTGAT aaaaatcaaccAAGAATCAAAACCGTGGTGAATAAAGTTGGAACCATAACAAATGAGTTCCGAGTGCCAAATTTTGAAGTTCTAGCAGGAAATGATGATATGGTCACTGATGTGAAACAGTATGGTGCCACATTTAGACTCGATTACAGCTTGGTATACTGGAACTCAAGGCTTGAGCATGAACACATTCGATTGGTTTCACAGTTCCAGACAGGAGAGACCATTTGCGATATGTTTGCTGGTGTTGGTCCATTTTCAATTCCAGCAGCACAGAAAGGATGTGTTGTATATGCAAATGATTTAAATCCAGATAGTGTTCATTATTTAAAGATTAATGCAAAGATCAACAAGGTGGAGGATCGTGTTTATGCATATAACCTGGATGCTAGAGCATTCATGCACCAGATGATATCTGTGCCTGATTCAGAGATTAAACCCGAATCTCAGGACACTGTACTCATAGATTGTCAAACAAACAATTTGATAGCTAATAGAGAAGGAAGTTCTGAACATGGAAAACAGACTG tTGATAATAAGGAAATGCTCGATACTGGAAGAAATGTTCAAGATCGTCTGGATGATTCTTCAACAATAGCAAATGCTGCTGCTAAAAGGCGGTCTGAGATTTCTGATGATG CGAGTGTGATAAAAGGAAACGCTAGCAAGAGAATCAGAAGCTTCAAATTGTCCATTCCCAAGACATATGAGCATGTTGATCATATTATAATGAATCTTCCTGCTTCTGCTCTGCAGTTTCTTG ATGTTTTCAAGGGCCTTCTCCCAAGAAAATACTGGAAAGGACCTTTGCCCTGGATACACTGCTACTGCTTCATACGATCAAATGAAACCACAGAATCAATATTAGCT GAGGCAGAGAAAGCTTTGAATGCTAGGATAGCAGAACCACTTTTTCACAGGGTTCGTGATGTTGCTCCTAACAAG GCAATGTATTGTTTAAGCTTCAGGCTGCCTGCAGAATCATGTTTTCAAGATGTTGAAGATGCTGCCAAACCTGTGAGGACTGTGGATCATAGCCTAGCATGA